Below is a genomic region from Armatimonadota bacterium.
ACACGCACCACCACCTGTACCAGACGCTGACGCGCGTGCGAGCTCTCGACCAGGGCCTCTTCGGCTGGCTGCGCGCGTTGTATCCGACCTGGGCCGGCGTAGATCAGGAGTGGGTGTTCGCCGCTGCCCGCGTGGGCCTGGCCGAACTGGTGCTCTCGGGCTGCTCTGCGACAACGGACCACCATTATGTCTTTCCAAAGTCCAGCAACGGGCTGGACCTGCTGGAGGCGGAGATCTCCGCTGCACGCGAGATCGGCCTGCGGTTCCATCCCTGCCGCGGCTCGATGGATTTGGGCGAGTCCGATGGCGGCTTGCCGCCCGACTCGATAGTGCAGCAGACCGACACGATCCTGGCGCAGACCGAGGAGGCGGTTTCTCGATTCCACGACCCTGCGCCCGGGGCGATGCTGCGGATAGCGGTGGCGCCCTGCTCGCCGTTCTCCGTGACCGAGCGACTGATGCGGGAGTCCGCGGCGCTGGCCCGCCGCCTAGGAGTCCGCCTGCACACCCACATCGCCGAGACCCTAGACGAGGACGCCTACTGCAAAGCTACTTACGGAAGACGGCCTGTGGAGCTGCTCGACGACCTCGGGTGGTTGGGGGACGATGTATGGCTGGCGCATTGCGTGCATCTGTCAGAGAGCAACGTCCACCAGATCGCACACAGCGCGACCGGCGTGGCCTGGTGCCCGACCTCGAACCTCCGGCTGGGATCGGGCATCGCGCCGGTGCGCCTGCTCCTCGACGCCGGCGCGCGGGTAGGCTTGGGCGTGGACGGATCCGCCTCCAACGACGGCGGGCACCTGCTGGCCGAGGCGCGCACAGGGCTGCTGGCCGCGCGTTCCGGCGGCGCCGGTGCGATGAGCGCGCGAGAGGCGCTGCGCGTGGCCACGCGAGGTGGGGCGGCCTGCCTGGGCCGCGATGACATCGGCTCGCTGCAGGCCGGGAAGCGCGCGGACGTGGCGCTGTTCTCGGTCGGCGGGCTGGAGCACGCCGGCGCGGATGCAGATCCCGTTGCCGCGCTCGTGCACTGCAGCCCGCAGCGCGTGCGGCACCTGTTCGTGGAAGGCCGGGCCGTGGTCAGGGACGCGCGCCTGGTCGGCGCCGACGAGGTCGCGATCGCCTCGGATGGCCGCAGGGCCACGCTTCGGATCTCCGGCCGGCCCTGGGGGAGCGCTCAGGCATGAGCATCAGGACCCTGACAAGGACGCGGGGCGGAGTTGGCGAGAGCGTCCGCCGTGTGGACGGCGTCCCCAAGGTCAAGGGCGCGTTTCAGTTCGGGAGCGATCTCTGGGCCGAAGGGATGCTGTGGGGGCACACCCTGCGCAGCCCGCACCCGCACGCGTTGATCCGCTCGGTCAACATCGCCGGTGCCCTGGACCTACCCGGCGTACACGCCGTGCTCCTGGCTGCCGACGTGCCCGGTAAGAAGAACTTCGGACTGGAGTTCGCCGATCAGCCGGTGCTGGCAGGGGATCGCGTCAGGTACGTAGGCGAGCCGGTGGCTATCCTGGCCGCGGTGGATCAGGAGACGGCCCGGCGAGCAGCAGCGCAGATCG
It encodes:
- a CDS encoding xanthine dehydrogenase subunit D; amino-acid sequence: MSIRTLTRTRGGVGESVRRVDGVPKVKGAFQFGSDLWAEGMLWGHTLRSPHPHALIRSVNIAGALDLPGVHAVLLAADVPGKKNFGLEFADQPVLAGDRVRYVGEPVAILAAVDQETARRAAAQIVVDYEVLAAVTDMEEALRPEAPRLHEYGNVLRHIRIVHGDPEAEAEVWVEGYYETAMQDQAFLGPESGMAIPDSDGGVDLYVATQWLHVDREQVAPCLNLPSEKVRLHLAGVGGAFGAREDVSMH
- a CDS encoding 8-oxoguanine deaminase, producing the protein MSRVLIESCDVVATMDDAGTEIPGGSLLLEDGKIAWVGQGSPPGPAQGAAPSHLERLDGRGMVALPGLINTHHHLYQTLTRVRALDQGLFGWLRALYPTWAGVDQEWVFAAARVGLAELVLSGCSATTDHHYVFPKSSNGLDLLEAEISAAREIGLRFHPCRGSMDLGESDGGLPPDSIVQQTDTILAQTEEAVSRFHDPAPGAMLRIAVAPCSPFSVTERLMRESAALARRLGVRLHTHIAETLDEDAYCKATYGRRPVELLDDLGWLGDDVWLAHCVHLSESNVHQIAHSATGVAWCPTSNLRLGSGIAPVRLLLDAGARVGLGVDGSASNDGGHLLAEARTGLLAARSGGAGAMSAREALRVATRGGAACLGRDDIGSLQAGKRADVALFSVGGLEHAGADADPVAALVHCSPQRVRHLFVEGRAVVRDARLVGADEVAIASDGRRATLRISGRPWGSAQA